The Prevotella sp. E9-3 genome has a window encoding:
- a CDS encoding CPBP family intramembrane glutamic endopeptidase: MKNALKYTLVFVAIQVVASILVNLTLELSGHSELRQSPYAMIALDLLFSVVTLVVFLRTRWAEASADYLRSRPWTVIVWSVVAASGALVPSIAVQEMMPELPNFVEEEMGGMMNARGGYFVICLLAPLVEELVMRGAVLRALLLWRKDRPWTMIAISAFLFALIHMNPAQMPHAFVIGLLLGWMFYRTGSIVPGVAYHWANNTAAFILFKLYPDPSTHLIDILGTQRNVAAAVAFSLLILLPAIYQLNIWMKKE, from the coding sequence ATGAAGAATGCGTTGAAGTACACGCTCGTATTTGTAGCGATTCAAGTTGTGGCCTCTATCCTGGTAAACCTTACGCTTGAATTATCCGGACATTCTGAATTAAGACAGTCGCCTTATGCCATGATAGCTTTAGACCTGCTATTCTCTGTGGTGACATTAGTGGTATTTCTTAGGACCCGTTGGGCTGAGGCTTCTGCCGATTATCTTCGTTCACGTCCATGGACAGTGATTGTGTGGAGCGTAGTAGCTGCCTCGGGAGCGCTTGTACCATCGATTGCCGTGCAGGAGATGATGCCTGAGTTGCCTAATTTTGTGGAGGAAGAAATGGGAGGTATGATGAATGCCAGAGGAGGTTATTTTGTGATATGCCTGCTGGCCCCGCTGGTGGAGGAACTGGTGATGCGTGGTGCGGTGCTCCGTGCATTGCTTCTTTGGAGAAAGGATCGTCCCTGGACAATGATTGCCATCTCGGCTTTCCTGTTTGCCCTTATTCACATGAATCCGGCTCAGATGCCTCATGCTTTCGTAATTGGCCTATTGTTGGGATGGATGTTCTACAGAACGGGTAGCATCGTTCCTGGCGTTGCCTATCATTGGGCCAACAACACAGCTGCGTTTATACTTTTCAAATTATATCCCGATCCAAGCACTCATTTGATAGATATTCTTGGAACCCAGCGCAATGTAGCTGCAGCCGTAGCTTTCTCACTACTCATTCTGCTGCCAGCCATTTACCAGTTGAACATCTGGATGAAAAAGGAGTGA
- a CDS encoding DUF4252 domain-containing protein, translated as MRRCRLFVLLFTAILAQAAVFAQHAPDFAEKFMTLYKSDSTLKCITVSPKMMEQLAGKHEEGRTENMIQAISKLKSARIVSGNADYYQKAVELLEKNKNRFKAEREFRKETSHGAFFLRRDKGGNTVEMVMLREEPQNDKFTIVNLTGDIDEEFLCFLYNNRSFKN; from the coding sequence ATGAGACGCTGTCGATTGTTTGTTCTCCTGTTCACTGCCATACTGGCTCAGGCCGCTGTCTTTGCACAGCATGCGCCCGACTTCGCGGAGAAGTTCATGACGCTCTATAAAAGTGATTCAACCCTGAAATGCATCACAGTGAGTCCGAAAATGATGGAGCAGCTGGCGGGTAAGCACGAAGAAGGCCGAACAGAAAATATGATTCAGGCCATTTCAAAACTGAAGAGTGCACGCATTGTAAGCGGTAATGCCGACTACTACCAGAAAGCTGTCGAGCTGCTGGAAAAAAATAAAAATCGTTTCAAGGCCGAACGCGAGTTCAGGAAAGAGACTTCTCACGGAGCTTTCTTCCTTCGCAGAGACAAAGGCGGTAATACAGTGGAAATGGTTATGCTCCGCGAAGAGCCGCAAAACGATAAGTTCACCATCGTCAATCTGACGGGTGACATAGATGAGGAATTTCTATGCTTTCTCTATAATAATAGATCATTTAAGAATTAA
- a CDS encoding RNA polymerase sigma factor — MKKIDFRTDVLPLKNELYRLALRITLNPAEAEDIVQDTMIKIWNRREQWDDIESIEAFSLTICRNLALDRTKLAENQNAQLDEGHDPPDSSYTSNPEEQVMQRDRINLVRRLIDQLPEKQRSCMQLRDIEGKSYKEIADVMNITEQQVKINIFRARQAIKQKFTDTEKYGL, encoded by the coding sequence ATGAAAAAAATCGATTTCCGCACAGACGTTCTGCCCCTGAAGAATGAACTTTACAGGTTGGCACTCCGCATCACTCTCAACCCTGCGGAGGCTGAGGACATTGTGCAGGATACGATGATTAAAATATGGAACCGCCGAGAGCAGTGGGACGACATTGAGTCGATAGAGGCATTCAGCCTGACCATCTGCAGAAATCTGGCACTCGACCGTACAAAACTTGCAGAGAACCAGAACGCTCAGCTCGACGAAGGGCACGACCCGCCCGACAGTTCCTACACCTCAAACCCAGAGGAACAGGTCATGCAGCGCGATCGCATCAATCTTGTACGACGACTCATTGACCAACTTCCCGAGAAACAACGCTCCTGCATGCAGTTGCGCGATATCGAAGGAAAATCCTACAAAGAAATTGCCGATGTGATGAATATCACTGAGCAGCAAGTAAAAATCAACATATTCCGAGCCAGACAGGCTATTAAGCAGAAATTTACAGACACCGAGAAATATGGACTATAA
- a CDS encoding TonB-dependent receptor domain-containing protein: MHRYFLLLWLVLATIAAQAQGTVKGRILDKQTDEVMQFVNVKITDSNGKMVGGGMTDVNGSFQVNNLKDGAYTLQVTFVGYKTATRKFQITPQQRRVHYNALYISEDAQTLKEVQVVGQRSQMKLEVDRKTFSVDEVLAAAGGSVTDLLENIPSVEVTTDGEISLRGNTSVEVWINGKQSGLTSDNRAEILQQIPAESIERIEVIDNPSAKFSPEGTAGIINIILKRDRKAGYYGSVQTGANNQKGWNVGGNINYSSKWIDAYANLGLRRRRGNGGNISEQHYPLQDTFLDSESDNTNKGRGLFGRGGLTFHLTDNDDLTASGMFMRGKPSQENVTSHDYGVLSTRQVTKHMTRTATSEDGSMNMYNAELAYTHKFNEKGTHKLDASLSFNKWEMNNSTVYQNDTTYTDGSPTTWSRQNRPMNVNNRNWEAKLDYENQLTETFKLEAGYNGRFSHENTPQESQMWNQLTNQYEDEAYFYNRFIYDMDVHAFYGTANMKFGRLGVMAGLRGEYWKVDTKSIDYYQTETPFKKDYFQLFPSLFLNYELTKTSQIQLNYSRRLRRPWGGQLNSFKNTRDASMIEFGNPELTPEFTNSFSLNYLKTWEGHTLSVGTYYRPTTDVMQRIRYQGQYNGQSTMFMTNMNVAKSQSAGIEIIGKDKLWKILDLTTTLNGYYYHLDGFETMIEGQRVTGESDQNFAWDARILASVILPYSISVQATGNYRSRQVITQGYRKANGSLDLGMRKTFMNKMFALAINWRDVFNTQHWENYTEGPTFWRHQKNWRDPRINIQLSWNFGNMNQKKKPQRDDQQGASEDFGNEYNGFEQ, from the coding sequence ATGCATCGTTATTTTCTTTTATTATGGTTAGTGCTGGCCACTATTGCAGCACAGGCTCAAGGCACAGTGAAAGGCCGTATTCTCGACAAACAGACCGACGAGGTTATGCAGTTTGTAAACGTAAAAATCACCGATTCCAACGGAAAAATGGTCGGCGGAGGCATGACAGACGTAAACGGTTCATTTCAGGTTAACAACTTAAAAGACGGCGCCTACACACTACAGGTTACTTTCGTAGGCTACAAAACAGCAACACGAAAATTTCAAATCACCCCACAACAGCGACGCGTTCACTACAATGCGCTCTACATCAGCGAAGACGCACAAACGCTGAAAGAGGTGCAAGTGGTGGGCCAGCGCTCGCAAATGAAACTGGAAGTTGACAGAAAGACTTTCTCTGTAGATGAAGTGCTGGCGGCAGCAGGTGGTTCAGTGACCGACCTGCTGGAGAATATTCCATCAGTAGAGGTGACCACCGACGGTGAGATTTCACTGCGCGGTAACACCAGTGTGGAAGTATGGATCAATGGCAAGCAAAGCGGACTGACCAGTGACAACCGCGCAGAGATTCTGCAACAGATTCCCGCCGAAAGCATTGAACGCATCGAAGTGATAGACAACCCGTCGGCTAAGTTCTCACCAGAAGGAACAGCCGGTATCATCAATATTATACTGAAACGCGACCGAAAGGCCGGCTACTACGGTTCTGTTCAAACGGGTGCCAACAACCAAAAGGGATGGAACGTAGGCGGAAACATCAACTACAGCAGCAAGTGGATAGATGCCTATGCCAATCTGGGACTGCGCCGCAGACGCGGCAACGGTGGCAACATCAGCGAACAGCACTATCCACTGCAAGACACCTTCCTGGACAGCGAATCAGACAACACGAATAAAGGCCGCGGACTTTTCGGACGTGGAGGCCTTACGTTCCACCTCACAGACAATGACGACCTTACGGCATCGGGCATGTTCATGAGAGGTAAGCCTTCACAGGAAAATGTTACCAGTCACGACTACGGAGTACTCTCAACCAGACAGGTTACCAAGCACATGACGCGCACTGCCACTTCTGAAGACGGCAGTATGAACATGTATAACGCTGAACTGGCCTATACGCATAAGTTCAACGAAAAAGGAACCCATAAGCTCGATGCCTCTCTCTCGTTCAATAAATGGGAGATGAACAATTCTACCGTCTATCAGAACGACACTACCTATACGGATGGTTCACCCACCACCTGGAGCAGACAAAATCGCCCCATGAACGTAAACAATCGCAACTGGGAAGCCAAACTCGACTACGAGAACCAACTGACAGAGACTTTCAAACTGGAAGCCGGCTATAACGGTAGATTCTCGCACGAGAACACGCCGCAGGAGTCACAGATGTGGAACCAACTAACCAATCAATATGAAGACGAAGCCTATTTCTACAACCGCTTCATCTACGATATGGATGTTCACGCCTTCTATGGAACAGCCAACATGAAGTTTGGACGATTGGGCGTAATGGCCGGTCTGCGCGGTGAATACTGGAAAGTGGATACCAAGAGTATTGACTACTATCAAACGGAAACACCTTTCAAGAAAGACTATTTCCAACTCTTCCCTTCACTCTTCCTGAACTACGAGCTGACCAAGACTTCGCAGATTCAGCTGAACTACTCACGCCGTTTGCGCCGTCCGTGGGGCGGACAGCTCAATTCGTTCAAGAACACCCGCGATGCATCAATGATAGAATTCGGTAATCCTGAGCTTACGCCCGAATTCACCAATTCCTTCTCACTGAACTACCTGAAGACATGGGAAGGCCACACACTGTCAGTAGGCACCTACTATCGTCCCACAACAGACGTGATGCAACGCATTCGCTATCAGGGACAATACAACGGACAGAGCACTATGTTCATGACCAATATGAACGTTGCCAAGAGTCAGAGTGCGGGCATAGAGATTATCGGTAAGGACAAACTGTGGAAAATCCTCGACCTCACCACTACCCTCAACGGCTACTACTACCACCTTGACGGTTTTGAAACAATGATTGAAGGACAACGCGTGACGGGTGAATCCGACCAGAACTTTGCGTGGGATGCACGCATATTGGCTTCGGTCATCCTGCCTTACAGCATTTCAGTACAGGCCACAGGCAATTACCGCTCACGTCAGGTCATCACGCAGGGCTATCGCAAGGCAAACGGTTCACTCGACTTAGGCATGCGCAAAACGTTCATGAACAAAATGTTCGCATTGGCTATCAACTGGCGCGACGTGTTCAACACACAACACTGGGAGAATTATACAGAGGGACCCACTTTCTGGCGCCACCAAAAGAACTGGCGCGATCCTCGCATCAACATCCAGCTCAGTTGGAACTTTGGCAATATGAACCAGAAGAAAAAGCCACAGCGCGACGATCAACAGGGCGCTAGCGAGGACTTTGGCAATGAATACAATGGTTTTGAACAGTAA